GTgattttttctattttgaatATGTTTGCGGTTGGAATTCAACtttgacacacatatgtctaactcagttAATTGTCAATTGAGTCACCTCTCGTTAAAAGTATAAGTATCTGAATATTCGAATTATTGCcttgttattttttcattttttgacaatttaactACAATTTTGAACTCTAAACAATCATGCTAATCGAGCCTCTAATCCgaaaatttttaaataaataatccaCGGTTCTTCctcaacataaataaataattatatttaacgGTTTAATACATTTGGATTTTGCTTTTTGGTTCGGGTCGGATGTACCCGTGACTTACCATATATATGCACAAACGGCGTACcccttttttgaaaaattataacCGTTGGGACTTCTCTCCTTTGCCAACGCCAACGGCTAGTTTTGGGCTTCATATCTTCTGAGAAACTGCCGTCAGAGactagtttgattttttttattgatctaACAGGGGAGAAGATAAAAATGGAGGAGACGATGGTGGATGTTCGGGCTGCCGATGTGGTTGCAGAAGGTTGCAATAGAACTGCGACAACTATGGCGGTGGCTCATCCTCATCCGCCTAGGCGGCCGAGGGTAAGGGAAGTAAGCTCTCGGTTCATGTCTCCGGTGGCATCATTTTCCTCCTCCGGCGATCTGCATCTTCATGCTCTCAAGTCCCCCCTTCCTAATCTTAACAGGCAGCGATCAAGCTCTGCACAGAGGCAGAGACCGCTCGATGAGAATAGCGCTGTTGTTGATTCCACCTCGGAAACCCCTATTCAGAGACGACAGCCTAGTCGCGCGGTGATTAAGCTTTTCAAGGATaacggaggaggaggaggcagATATGGTGGAAACAAGGTCTTCACTCCCTCGAGGCCTGACACCCCAACAGTGACTGCCACGGCATCTTCAACGTCATCAAGACTGCGGCCGATGTTGCAGCGGTCGACCAGTTCAGCTGCCGAAAAGCTGTTGCACTCCAGCGGGATTGGGTTGTCGAATACAGGCAACAATCTCCGATCTTCCATGCCTGAGGGCGCAGAAATGTTGCCAACTGTCTCTGGAAGATTGCTTACCGAGAGAAACATCAACAAGCTTAATGTGACTGGTGGGGATTCTTTAAAACCCTCTTCCTCACCTTGCTCTCGTTCTTTGAATTTTCCATCATCCACTGGCGAAAACCCCACCTTTCATCATTCTATAAAAGGCAGTGAAAGACCAACATCAGCTCTCTCCAAGTCACAACCCAACTCCGTCAAGATGGCCGCGCTTTCTCTCCCTCCAGTGCCGCCTCAGGCAAAGCTAGGGATTGATGCCATCCCAAAGAAAGCAAGGAAAGTTTCCAGTCATCAAGAAGATGTGCATTCTTTGCGAATGCTTCACAACCATTATTTGCAGTGGAGATACGCCAATGCAAAGGCAGAGGCTTCTATGCAAGCTCAGAAAAGAGGAGCTGAGGTAAGTAATTACAGATGCTTTTGCAAGTATGCTAAGTTCAACCTTTTAATCTAGACTTTGCTGAGAGTAAGCATAATGGTATACAAAACTTGATGGGTTAATTCATCCCAACTTGGAATAACTTTGAGAAATCCGAGTACAGAGCATATCCTGTCAatcaaaactgccccaaaatACCAAGAGCAGTAGTTCAAACTACAGATTAACTTCCACTAATAACTATGAAAGTTACACCAGAAAATAGTTTCTATTCTGCAGAGATACAAAGACTACGGAGGAAAAAGATCCACTCTTCTCCGAAAAGGAAGATTACTAAATTCCAACCTAATGTAATGGCCATAAAACAAAAGGCAGAGTGTATGTGTCCATCAGGTCTTTTCTGCTGATAAGATGTCCTTGACCTACACGAATGTGTCAGTACTAGGGGGCTGCTTAAAGATTGCGCTTAATCTTCACTCTAGCACCTTTGCCTTTCGTTCCCTCCTTGACTTCTTGAGTCTTGTGCTAGTCTTTCGTCCAGATGTTCAATTTCGTTGGTGGATTCAATAGAAGCTTGGCCATGGATGGGTTGATCTTGAGAGGATGCTCCTGCGCATCACCTTCACCATTaaaactctctcttttttcattcATGTGAACAATATCAAAATAGGATTCCTTTTCCTAAGTGAAATGACTTCTATCCTACTTTCTTTGTATTTGAATTGCTTAGTTATGAAGTAGTTGCTTCTTTCCTCCTATGTATCAACTGTTTCTTTTCGCTATAGTTGTCTGCAATAGGCTACCGAAAATACTCGAGTGTCGAGTCTgacattttctttcatattaTTTCAAGTAATATCAGTCTTTCTAATTCTTCTGTTTTCTTGTAGAGCACACTTTATTCTCTTGTCGTCAAGATATCAGATTTGTACGACTTAGTGAAGCGAAAACGTGCTGAACTTGGACTTCTGCAGAGGTCCAAAACTCTATCCAAAATTCTTGAAACTCAAGTAAGGCTTATATAGCTTGATGAATTATATATGTACTTGTGCGTCCGTCAGTCTTGCACAACCGTCACTTTTATGAAGTTGACTTTTTAATTCTATCCTGCTTGTTATATGCTTAACTAACTGCTTATGAAGAAAACCTCCAAAAGAAAAATCTTTATATACATagtatttttagtatttttcagCTTTAAAGAACTTACCATCCATTCAATATAAAGGACCTCTTTGTGGTGAGAGTTGTGGCTTTTGCAATTGGATTGTCTGAATGCTAGGTTCAAATGATCTTGAGTGAAATGTAAAAGAATGTTTATATAGCATAGCATTAATCTGCTGCATTTGTCATCTCAAAAATATAAGCAGAGGCAATCAGCATGTATGGAGATCAAATAATTTCCATTGGTTTCTTTTGTACATGTTCAGCCTTTACGGTTGTGCTTCTTTACGCAACTAATAActtattttctttcatcatcTCAGAAAAATAAGTAGAGGCGTTGTATAGAGATCGAATAATTACAGTAGGTTTCTATTTTACATGCTAAAGTATTAAAGGTTGTTATTGTTTGCaactaatctctctctctctctctatctctctctttttccgtTGTCTTTGTTCAATCCAATTTTATACGGAATATTACAGTTTCTGCCATTTAAATTTAGATCACACAATTTTCTTTTTAGTATTAGTTTTGgagtaatttgtttttgtttcctcATCTTATAATTCGAGACCATGACTTAATCCCAGTCACCACCCACAAGTGAGAATTGGTTAGATATATTAATTCTAGTCA
This genomic window from Tripterygium wilfordii isolate XIE 37 chromosome 9, ASM1340144v1, whole genome shotgun sequence contains:
- the LOC120005137 gene encoding protein ENDOSPERM DEFECTIVE 1-like, whose amino-acid sequence is MEETMVDVRAADVVAEGCNRTATTMAVAHPHPPRRPRVREVSSRFMSPVASFSSSGDLHLHALKSPLPNLNRQRSSSAQRQRPLDENSAVVDSTSETPIQRRQPSRAVIKLFKDNGGGGGRYGGNKVFTPSRPDTPTVTATASSTSSRLRPMLQRSTSSAAEKLLHSSGIGLSNTGNNLRSSMPEGAEMLPTVSGRLLTERNINKLNVTGGDSLKPSSSPCSRSLNFPSSTGENPTFHHSIKGSERPTSALSKSQPNSVKMAALSLPPVPPQAKLGIDAIPKKARKVSSHQEDVHSLRMLHNHYLQWRYANAKAEASMQAQKRGAESTLYSLVVKISDLYDLVKRKRAELGLLQRSKTLSKILETQMPYLEEWSAFEEDYVVSLSEAIQALLNASVQIPVGGNVRVDIREVEKALSSAAKLMETVMLNVQGFMPKAEEIEKLISELAKVTDGEKALIEESGSLLSKTYASQVEEWSARSQLIQLHQI